The Methyloferula stellata AR4 genome includes a window with the following:
- a CDS encoding D-2-hydroxyacid dehydrogenase, which translates to MADQAPLKIVFLDRGTLGVPLREPSFPHSYTEYDATSPEQIVERLADADIAIINKVQVRTASLEKLPKLKMIAVAATGTDCVDKAYCKAHNIPVINIRNYAVNTVPEHTLALIFALRRSLIPYTLDVRKGKWQTIDQFCYFDHPIRDISGSTLGLIGYGALGKSVATRAEALGMKVIATDVYDFPGKVDLDTILKESDIVSLHCPLTDGTRNIIGAAELKKMKKDAILINTARGGLVDEAALVDALKTGEIGGAGFDVLTVEPPKNGNVLLDQGADLPNLIITPHVAWASHEAMTGLANQLVENIELWVAGTPRNLVTE; encoded by the coding sequence ATGGCAGATCAGGCACCGCTGAAAATCGTTTTCCTGGACCGCGGCACCCTCGGCGTCCCGCTGCGCGAGCCGAGCTTCCCGCACAGCTATACGGAATATGATGCGACGTCGCCCGAGCAGATCGTCGAACGCCTCGCCGATGCCGACATCGCCATCATCAACAAGGTCCAGGTGCGCACGGCCTCGCTCGAAAAACTGCCGAAGCTGAAAATGATCGCCGTCGCCGCGACCGGCACGGATTGCGTCGACAAGGCCTATTGCAAGGCGCACAACATACCCGTCATTAACATCCGCAATTATGCGGTGAACACGGTGCCGGAACATACGCTTGCGCTCATCTTCGCGCTGCGCCGCAGCCTCATCCCCTACACGCTCGACGTCCGCAAAGGCAAATGGCAGACGATCGATCAATTCTGCTATTTCGATCATCCGATCCGCGATATTTCAGGCTCGACGCTCGGCCTCATCGGCTATGGAGCGCTCGGCAAATCGGTCGCGACACGCGCCGAAGCGCTCGGCATGAAAGTCATCGCGACCGACGTCTATGATTTTCCCGGCAAGGTCGATCTCGACACGATTTTGAAAGAAAGCGACATCGTCTCGCTGCACTGCCCTTTGACCGATGGCACCCGCAACATCATCGGCGCGGCCGAATTGAAAAAGATGAAGAAGGACGCGATCCTCATTAACACGGCGCGCGGCGGCCTCGTCGACGAAGCGGCTCTGGTCGATGCCTTGAAGACGGGCGAGATCGGCGGCGCCGGCTTTGACGTACTCACTGTCGAGCCGCCGAAGAACGGCAATGTGCTGCTCGATCAAGGCGCCGATCTGCCGAATCTCATCATCACGCCGCATGTCGCTTGGGCGAGCCACGAGGCCATGACCGGCCTTGCCAACCAGCTTGTTGAAAATATCGAGCTTTGGGTCGCAGGCACACCGCGCAATCTCGTGACGGAATAA
- a CDS encoding glycerate kinase type-2 family protein produces MASAHKDLLRALFDAAIHRALPSVCLPQNLPPRPKGRTIVIGAGKAAAAMAKAVEDNWDGPLEGLVVTRYGHNVPCKTIEVIEAAHPVPDAAGMAGAARILASVKGLTSDDLVLSLISGGASALLALPAQGISLAEKQEINKALLKSGATITEMNCVRKHLSAIKGGRLAAAATPARMVTLMISDVPGDDPSVIGSGPTVADPTTQADALGILQKYKIDVPASVKAVLGLPANETPKPGDACFSKNELRMIVTPQASLEAAAEIAKAHGYQPMILGNDIEGEARDVALVHAAIARQVAHYGQPGAAPLALLSGGETTVTVRGKGRGGRNAEFLLALAVALDGHAGIHAIAGDTDGIDGTEDNAGAMLAPDTLARAAAIGASAKAHLANNDGYSFFSALGDLVVTGPTLTNVNDFRAILIDKS; encoded by the coding sequence TTGGCCTCTGCCCATAAAGACCTGCTGCGGGCTTTGTTCGACGCAGCGATCCATCGCGCCCTACCCTCGGTCTGCTTGCCGCAAAACCTGCCGCCGAGGCCCAAGGGCCGCACGATCGTCATCGGCGCGGGCAAAGCCGCCGCTGCCATGGCGAAAGCCGTCGAGGACAATTGGGACGGGCCCCTCGAAGGTCTCGTCGTCACGCGCTACGGCCATAACGTGCCCTGCAAGACGATCGAAGTGATCGAGGCGGCGCATCCTGTGCCGGACGCGGCCGGCATGGCGGGCGCCGCGCGCATCCTTGCCTCTGTGAAAGGGCTCACCTCCGACGATCTCGTGCTCTCCCTCATCTCCGGCGGCGCCTCGGCGCTTCTGGCTTTACCGGCGCAGGGCATTTCGCTCGCCGAGAAGCAGGAGATCAACAAGGCGCTTTTGAAATCCGGCGCGACGATCACCGAAATGAATTGCGTGAGGAAACATCTCTCGGCGATCAAGGGCGGCCGCCTCGCGGCGGCGGCGACGCCGGCGCGGATGGTGACTTTGATGATTTCGGACGTGCCCGGCGACGACCCGTCCGTCATCGGCTCGGGGCCGACCGTCGCCGATCCCACGACGCAAGCCGACGCTTTGGGGATTCTGCAGAAATATAAGATCGACGTGCCGGCCTCGGTCAAAGCCGTGCTTGGTCTTCCGGCCAATGAGACGCCGAAACCGGGCGACGCCTGTTTCTCGAAAAACGAATTACGCATGATCGTGACGCCGCAAGCCTCGCTCGAAGCCGCGGCGGAGATTGCGAAAGCGCATGGCTATCAGCCAATGATCCTTGGCAATGATATCGAGGGCGAGGCGCGCGATGTGGCGCTCGTTCATGCCGCGATCGCGCGGCAGGTGGCGCATTACGGCCAGCCCGGCGCCGCGCCCTTGGCGCTTCTCTCGGGCGGCGAAACCACGGTCACGGTGCGCGGCAAAGGCCGCGGCGGCCGCAATGCCGAATTTTTGCTGGCGCTCGCCGTCGCGCTCGATGGCCATGCAGGCATTCATGCCATCGCGGGCGATACAGATGGGATCGACGGGACGGAAGACAATGCCGGCGCGATGCTCGCGCCTGATACGCTCGCGCGAGCGGCCGCGATCGGCGCGAGTGCCAAAGCCCATCTCGCGAATAATGACGGCTATAGCTTCTTTTCGGCGCTCGGCGATCTTGTCGTCACCGGACCGACGCTGACCAATGTGAATGACTTCCGCGCGATCCTGATCGACAAAAGCTGA
- the thiD gene encoding bifunctional hydroxymethylpyrimidine kinase/phosphomethylpyrimidine kinase, producing the protein MIPNVLSIAGSDPSGGAGIQADLKTFAALGCYGMAAVTALTAQNTQGVASVHVPPADFVALQIAAIFADIDVAAIKIGLLPSAEIVGVVAKELARHKACPIVLDPVLVATSGDALSADDVPAALVKYLFPLATLVTPNIAEAARLADCALPLDLAEVRLLAPSLLEKGARAILLKGGHLEGESADDLLFDAAGETLFSVPRIATKNTHGTGCTLASAIVAYLARGHDLIEAIKAAKIFLTCALKGADALSVGKGHGPLNHFHKGKD; encoded by the coding sequence ATGATCCCCAATGTCCTTTCGATCGCGGGCTCCGACCCGAGCGGCGGCGCCGGCATTCAGGCCGATCTGAAGACCTTTGCCGCGCTGGGCTGCTACGGGATGGCGGCGGTCACAGCCTTGACGGCGCAGAATACGCAAGGGGTCGCAAGCGTGCATGTGCCGCCGGCGGATTTCGTCGCGCTTCAGATCGCGGCGATTTTTGCCGACATCGACGTGGCTGCGATCAAGATCGGGCTTTTGCCTTCGGCTGAGATCGTCGGGGTGGTGGCAAAGGAACTCGCACGGCATAAAGCCTGTCCGATCGTTCTTGATCCCGTCCTTGTTGCGACAAGCGGCGATGCGCTGAGCGCCGATGATGTGCCGGCCGCGCTCGTCAAATATCTCTTTCCGCTCGCGACATTGGTCACCCCCAATATTGCGGAAGCCGCGCGTCTTGCCGATTGCGCCTTGCCGCTGGATCTCGCGGAGGTGCGGTTGCTGGCGCCGAGCCTTTTGGAAAAAGGCGCCCGCGCCATACTGCTCAAGGGCGGTCATCTCGAAGGCGAGAGCGCCGACGACCTTCTCTTTGACGCGGCGGGCGAGACCTTGTTTTCCGTGCCGCGCATCGCGACGAAAAACACCCACGGCACGGGCTGCACGCTGGCTTCCGCGATCGTAGCCTATCTCGCCAGAGGTCACGATCTCATCGAGGCGATCAAGGCCGCGAAGATTTTTCTGACCTGTGCTTTAAAGGGCGCGGATGCTCTGAGCGTCGGTAAAGGCCACGGGCCCTTGAATCATTTCCACAAAGGAAAAGATTGA
- a CDS encoding DUF2937 family protein, whose protein sequence is MIMLIRRLALFFAMIFGVIGAQFPEYAQQYRQRLGGAIDELNTIIARFDQDTAQAGLSEPEGISRLQHNPDVFVQGRGDQMREIVARRDKLQRQAQVYADSGNIKRVWELATQADPYIAWRAYETFEPAVPVTTEGIISAVIGFVVGWGLIRLLGWPIERHHRRRQRMRTLPESGFAA, encoded by the coding sequence ATGATCATGCTCATTCGCCGGCTGGCGTTGTTTTTCGCGATGATCTTCGGCGTGATCGGCGCGCAATTTCCGGAATATGCGCAGCAATACCGGCAAAGGCTCGGCGGCGCGATCGACGAATTGAATACGATCATTGCGCGCTTCGACCAGGATACCGCCCAGGCAGGGTTGTCGGAGCCCGAGGGGATCTCGCGCCTTCAACATAATCCCGATGTTTTCGTGCAAGGCCGCGGCGACCAGATGCGCGAGATCGTGGCGCGGCGCGACAAGCTTCAACGCCAGGCCCAGGTCTATGCCGACTCCGGAAACATCAAGCGCGTCTGGGAGCTTGCGACGCAAGCCGATCCCTATATCGCCTGGCGCGCCTATGAGACCTTCGAGCCGGCTGTGCCCGTCACGACGGAAGGCATTATCAGCGCTGTCATTGGTTTCGTCGTGGGCTGGGGACTGATCCGCCTGCTCGGCTGGCCGATCGAGAGGCATCACCGCCGTCGCCAGCGGATGCGCACGCTGCCGGAAAGCGGCTTCGCGGCTTAG
- a CDS encoding WD40 repeat domain-containing protein translates to MAATDTASSLTQYVTKIEAGAYVTAAAFLGRTPVLALGDGQVVLAEIGQEKRIAAHPDAGILSAAKGPRTLVTGGDDGRVVEIAANGTVTEIAKEKTGWIDALAVRDDGSISWASGKTVRARSAKGEVKSIAAPSTVRGLAFLSKGYRLAMAHYNGASLWFPNTDAGLDLYEWKGSHLDVTLSPDGRFLVTSMQENALHGWRLSDKQNMRMSGYPAKSRSLSWSSDGHWLATSGADACIVWPFKEKTGPMNKAPHECGVRESRVSQVAFHPKALVIAVGYDDGWILLCRLTDAAELLVHRPGETPEGAITALTWDADGRHLLFGSAEGFAGLLTMPT, encoded by the coding sequence ATGGCCGCGACAGACACAGCCTCTTCCCTCACCCAGTATGTCACCAAGATCGAGGCCGGCGCCTATGTGACGGCGGCGGCTTTTCTCGGGCGCACGCCGGTGCTGGCTTTGGGCGACGGGCAAGTCGTCCTTGCCGAGATCGGCCAGGAAAAGCGCATCGCCGCGCATCCGGATGCGGGCATTCTCTCGGCAGCCAAGGGGCCGCGCACGCTCGTCACGGGCGGCGATGACGGGCGCGTTGTCGAGATCGCGGCCAATGGCACGGTGACCGAAATCGCCAAAGAGAAAACCGGCTGGATCGATGCGCTCGCCGTGCGGGACGATGGCTCGATCAGCTGGGCCTCCGGCAAGACCGTGCGGGCGCGCAGCGCCAAGGGCGAGGTCAAATCGATCGCCGCGCCTTCGACCGTGCGCGGCCTCGCCTTCCTGTCGAAGGGCTATCGCCTTGCCATGGCGCATTATAATGGCGCAAGCCTGTGGTTTCCGAATACGGATGCCGGGCTCGACCTTTACGAATGGAAGGGCTCGCATCTCGACGTGACCCTGTCGCCGGACGGTCGCTTTCTCGTCACCTCGATGCAGGAAAACGCGCTTCACGGCTGGCGGCTCAGCGACAAGCAGAACATGCGCATGAGCGGCTATCCGGCGAAATCGCGCTCGCTTTCGTGGTCGAGCGATGGCCATTGGCTCGCGACCTCCGGGGCGGATGCCTGCATCGTCTGGCCGTTCAAGGAGAAAACCGGCCCGATGAACAAGGCGCCGCACGAATGCGGCGTGCGCGAATCGCGGGTGTCGCAGGTGGCCTTTCATCCCAAGGCGCTCGTCATCGCGGTCGGCTATGACGATGGCTGGATTCTGCTGTGCCGCTTGACGGACGCAGCCGAACTTCTGGTGCACCGTCCCGGCGAGACGCCGGAAGGCGCGATCACGGCTTTGACCTGGGATGCGGACGGGCGGCATCTGCTTTTCGGCTCGGCCGAAGGTTTTGCCGGTCTTCTGACAATGCCCACTTGA
- a CDS encoding CobW family GTP-binding protein translates to MAEKIPVTVLTGYLGAGKTTLLNRILTEPHGRKFAVIVNEFGEIGIDNELVVGADEEIFEMNNGCICCTVRGDLIRIIEGLLKRKGKFDQIIVETTGLADPAPVAQTFFADADVKEAASLDAIVTVADAKWLSDRLKDAPEAKNQIAFADVILLNKIDLVSAEELAEVEGRIRAINPYAKLHKTTKSNVPIDEVLNRNAFDLQRILEIEPDFLNVEDEHDHGHHDHGHDHHDHHGHDHGHHHGHDHGHEAHGHGHGLKHYHDEEMQSLSITLEGDVDPEKFLPWVNDYVQKEGASILRSKGILAFKDEPKRFVYQGVHMMLDGDLQREWKPDEKRVSRIVFIGRHLKEDEIRSGFLACAA, encoded by the coding sequence ATGGCAGAGAAAATTCCCGTGACCGTGCTCACCGGCTATCTGGGCGCGGGCAAGACGACACTGCTGAACCGCATCCTGACCGAGCCGCATGGCCGCAAATTCGCGGTGATCGTCAACGAATTCGGCGAGATCGGCATCGACAACGAGCTCGTCGTCGGCGCCGACGAAGAAATCTTCGAGATGAACAATGGCTGCATCTGCTGCACGGTGCGCGGCGACCTGATCCGCATCATCGAGGGCCTGCTGAAGCGCAAGGGCAAGTTCGATCAGATCATCGTCGAGACGACGGGTCTCGCCGATCCGGCGCCGGTCGCGCAGACCTTTTTCGCCGATGCCGATGTCAAGGAAGCGGCAAGCCTCGATGCCATCGTGACGGTGGCCGATGCCAAATGGCTGTCCGACCGCCTGAAGGATGCGCCCGAGGCGAAGAACCAGATCGCCTTCGCGGATGTGATCCTGCTCAACAAGATCGACTTGGTGAGCGCGGAAGAGCTGGCCGAGGTCGAAGGCCGCATCCGGGCGATCAATCCTTATGCGAAACTTCACAAGACCACGAAAAGCAATGTGCCGATCGACGAGGTGCTCAACCGAAACGCCTTCGATCTGCAGCGCATCCTCGAGATCGAGCCGGATTTTCTGAACGTGGAAGACGAGCATGATCATGGCCATCACGATCATGGGCACGATCACCACGATCATCATGGGCATGACCACGGTCATCATCATGGCCACGATCATGGACATGAGGCGCATGGACACGGCCACGGCCTGAAACATTATCACGACGAAGAGATGCAATCCTTGTCGATCACGCTCGAGGGCGATGTCGATCCGGAAAAATTCCTGCCCTGGGTCAACGACTATGTGCAGAAGGAAGGTGCCTCGATCCTGCGCTCGAAGGGCATTCTCGCCTTCAAGGACGAACCGAAGCGCTTCGTCTATCAAGGCGTCCATATGATGCTCGACGGCGATCTTCAACGCGAATGGAAGCCGGACGAGAAGCGGGTCAGCCGCATCGTCTTCATCGGGCGCCATTTGAAGGAAGACGAGATCCGCTCCGGGTTCCTCGCTTGTGCCGCGTGA
- a CDS encoding SCO family protein, whose product MALAATAYVVTPDKSAPRASAIGGAFTLVRQDGQTVTDAAFKGEPLLVFFGYTHCPDVCPTSLFEISEVFKAMGPDKKVQALFITVDPARDTPETMKDYLSSFDPRIVGLSGDPAQTKAVEKAFRVYAKKVPGAHGDDYTMDHTAIVYLLDKQGRFVNAFNLERTPQEAAKDLERYL is encoded by the coding sequence ATGGCCCTTGCCGCGACGGCCTATGTGGTCACGCCGGATAAGTCGGCACCGCGGGCCTCGGCCATAGGCGGGGCCTTTACCCTGGTGCGGCAGGACGGCCAGACGGTAACGGACGCCGCCTTCAAGGGCGAGCCCTTGCTGGTCTTCTTCGGCTATACGCATTGCCCGGACGTCTGCCCGACCTCGCTCTTCGAGATTTCGGAAGTCTTCAAGGCCATGGGCCCGGATAAAAAGGTCCAGGCTCTCTTCATCACGGTCGATCCGGCGCGCGATACGCCTGAGACGATGAAAGACTATCTGTCGAGCTTCGATCCGCGCATCGTCGGGCTCTCGGGCGATCCGGCCCAGACCAAGGCGGTCGAAAAAGCCTTCCGGGTCTACGCGAAGAAAGTGCCGGGTGCGCATGGCGACGATTATACGATGGACCATACGGCCATCGTCTATCTGCTCGACAAGCAAGGCCGCTTCGTCAACGCCTTCAACCTCGAGCGCACGCCGCAAGAGGCCGCCAAGGATCTGGAACGGTATCTGTAG
- a CDS encoding transporter substrate-binding domain-containing protein, whose translation MILGLMLGLSSLLGGSATAEDSVFLPNFWDPQHRLEKPDLVGIHTLRFLTEDDYPPFNFTLTNGTLAGFNIDLARAICEELKVTCTVQARRWDTLIDSLNDGHGDALIASFEINAETRSKLDFTAPYYKTPARFVVLANAPLKDFSLEGLAGKAIGVEANSAHEAYLKTFFPAAILKTDQPANLRAALKKGEIDALFGDGVTLSLWLNSADAQNCCAFRGGPYTESRFFGEGVGIAVKKGNVTLRHALDYALAALAEKGVYADLYLKYFPVGLY comes from the coding sequence TTGATCCTTGGTCTGATGCTTGGCCTTTCGAGCCTGCTTGGGGGCAGCGCGACGGCCGAGGATTCCGTTTTTCTGCCGAATTTCTGGGACCCGCAACATCGGCTTGAAAAGCCGGATCTCGTCGGGATCCACACTTTGCGCTTTTTGACGGAAGACGATTATCCGCCGTTCAATTTCACGCTGACCAATGGGACCCTGGCCGGTTTCAACATCGATCTCGCCCGCGCGATCTGCGAAGAATTGAAAGTCACCTGCACGGTTCAGGCTAGGCGCTGGGACACTTTGATCGACAGCCTGAACGATGGCCATGGCGACGCTCTGATCGCTTCGTTCGAAATCAATGCCGAGACAAGGTCCAAGCTCGATTTCACCGCGCCTTATTATAAAACGCCGGCGCGCTTTGTCGTGCTCGCCAATGCGCCCTTGAAAGATTTCTCACTCGAGGGATTGGCCGGCAAGGCGATCGGAGTCGAGGCCAATAGCGCGCATGAGGCCTATCTGAAAACCTTCTTTCCCGCCGCGATCCTGAAGACGGACCAGCCCGCAAATCTGCGGGCCGCGCTCAAAAAGGGCGAGATCGACGCGCTCTTCGGCGATGGCGTGACGCTCAGTCTTTGGCTCAATAGCGCCGATGCGCAGAATTGCTGCGCCTTTCGCGGCGGCCCTTACACCGAAAGCCGGTTTTTCGGCGAAGGTGTCGGCATCGCTGTGAAAAAAGGCAATGTCACTTTGCGCCACGCGCTCGATTATGCGCTCGCGGCGCTGGCCGAGAAGGGCGTCTATGCCGATCTCTATCTAAAATATTTTCCGGTCGGGCTTTATTGA
- a CDS encoding lytic murein transglycosylase, whose protein sequence is MTPIFASRAINRRAILQGAAAFAVLCVNPRSAAAQMPRDAAEASGGFTIFLQSLWPLAEAKGVRRETFEAAVAGLSYDPSTPSGASAQPEFDRPLHAYLAAAVTPQRIAQGRAQAARWQTELAAIERRFGVPAPILLAAWGMETDFGRSTGGKDIVRSLASLAFRRDDRSLFADEFVAALVMLERGVPREALKGSWAGAMGNPQFLPSAYLKYAVRFEGSGAPDIWTSVPDSLASIGHFLRDSGWRPGLPWGIEVMLPGDYDFASLHMAFPAWAALDVRPAGQQALPSTGDAALFLPSGAGGPAFLLSDNYWVLKAYNNSDSYALSLALLADRLAGGGGVRAAWPAQEKMLSRTEKNEVQHLLTAQGFYHGTIDGKFGPASRDAIHDFQRSAGLHPADGYGSAEVLHALRSAGTTPHKAQ, encoded by the coding sequence GTGACGCCTATCTTCGCCTCTCGCGCGATCAACCGGCGCGCCATCCTGCAAGGCGCGGCCGCTTTCGCGGTCCTTTGCGTAAATCCGCGATCCGCCGCCGCCCAAATGCCGCGGGACGCAGCCGAAGCCTCCGGCGGTTTCACGATCTTTCTGCAATCGCTTTGGCCGCTCGCCGAGGCGAAGGGCGTGCGCCGCGAAACTTTTGAGGCAGCCGTCGCCGGGCTCAGCTACGATCCGTCGACGCCAAGCGGCGCAAGTGCGCAGCCTGAATTCGATCGGCCCTTGCACGCCTATCTCGCCGCTGCCGTGACGCCGCAACGCATCGCGCAAGGCCGCGCGCAAGCGGCGCGCTGGCAGACGGAATTGGCGGCAATCGAAAGACGTTTCGGGGTTCCCGCGCCGATCCTGCTCGCCGCCTGGGGCATGGAGACCGATTTCGGACGCAGCACGGGGGGAAAGGACATCGTCCGGTCTTTGGCCTCGCTCGCTTTTCGCCGCGACGACCGCAGCCTCTTCGCCGATGAATTCGTGGCTGCGCTGGTCATGCTCGAGCGTGGCGTCCCGCGCGAGGCGCTTAAAGGCTCATGGGCGGGCGCCATGGGCAATCCGCAATTTCTGCCCTCGGCCTATCTCAAATATGCGGTGCGGTTCGAAGGCTCGGGTGCGCCGGATATCTGGACCTCGGTGCCCGACAGTCTCGCTTCGATCGGCCATTTTCTGCGCGATTCCGGCTGGCGGCCCGGCCTGCCATGGGGCATTGAAGTCATGCTTCCCGGCGATTATGATTTTGCATCGCTTCACATGGCTTTTCCGGCCTGGGCGGCGCTTGACGTGCGACCAGCCGGCCAGCAGGCTTTGCCGTCCACGGGCGATGCCGCCTTATTTCTACCGTCGGGTGCCGGCGGCCCGGCCTTTCTGCTGTCGGATAATTATTGGGTCCTGAAAGCCTATAATAATTCGGATTCCTACGCGCTCTCGCTGGCGCTGCTCGCGGATCGGCTGGCGGGCGGCGGCGGGGTCCGCGCTGCGTGGCCCGCGCAGGAAAAAATGCTGAGCCGGACGGAGAAGAACGAGGTCCAGCACCTTTTGACGGCGCAGGGCTTTTATCACGGGACGATCGACGGAAAATTCGGCCCCGCCTCGCGCGATGCGATCCACGACTTCCAAAGGTCGGCCGGGCTGCATCCGGCCGACGGCTATGGCTCGGCTGAGGTTCTGCACGCGCTTCGAAGCGCTGGTACGACTCCACATAAAGCGCAGTGA